A single Oryctolagus cuniculus chromosome 18, mOryCun1.1, whole genome shotgun sequence DNA region contains:
- the LOC138846748 gene encoding vomeronasal type-1 receptor 4-like isoform X1 yields MGKKMIQYTEIRTHWLCVNYCPCDYMPSRALTMGIIFVSQTGVGFLGNILLLLCYGFLSCTGRGIKHMDLILHNLIVANCLVLLARGIPQTMAALGLKYFMDDFGCKLVFYVHRVARGASLSATSLLSGFQAITISPNSPQWMELKVKALKSIRLSILLCWTLHLLVYSMVPMNITVMRESNNLTEKIDLEFCSGIIIDRNISLLYSMMFSFIDVLYLVLMIWASGCMLIILYRHKQKVLHIHSKSLTPKCSPETRATHSILMLVSTFFCFYALSSFFTFYMSLFDKPSWWLVNTSALMGSSFPCVSPFVLISRHTRVSRLWYTSGTKINDFHKRVRA; encoded by the coding sequence GACTCACTGGCTTTGCGTGAACTACTGCCCTTGTGACTACATGCCATCCAGGGCTCTGACCATGGGAATCATCTTTGTCTCTCAGACAGGAGTCGGATTCCTAGGAAACATCCTGctccttctctgctatggcttcctTTCCTGCACTGGACGAGGGATAAAGCACATGGATTTGATTCTCCATAACCTAATTGTAGCCAACTGCTTGGTTCTGCTCGCGAGAGGCATTCCTCAGACCATGGCAGCTTTAGGGCTGAAATATTTCATGGATGATTTTGGATGCAAACTAGTTTTCTATGTTCATAGAGTGGCCAGAGGGGCATCTCTGAGTGCAACTTCTCTCCTGAGTGGCTTCCAGGCCATCACAATCAGCCCTAACAGCCCCCAGTGGATGGAGCTCAAGGTCAAAGCCCTCAAATCCATTCGACTTTCCATTCTGCTCTGCTGGACCCTTCACCTGTTGGTATATAGTATGGTACCTATGAATATTACAGTGATGAGGGAGAGCAACAACCTCACAGAGAAAATAGATTTGGAGTTCTGCTCTGGCATAATTATTGACAGAAATATTTCCTTATTGTATTCAATGATGTTTTCCTTCATTGATGTCTTGTATTTGGTGTTGATGATTTGGGCCAGTGGCTGCATGTTGATCATTTTGTACAGACATAAGCAGAAGGTGCTACACATTCACAGCAAAAGCCTCACTCCCAAATGCTCCCCGGAGACAAGAGCCACCCACAGCATCCTGATGCTAGTGagcacatttttctgtttttatgcacTGTCTTCCTTCTTTACTTTCTATATGTCCCTCTTTGATAAACCCAGCTGGTGGCTTGTGAATACCTCTGCCCTTATGGGTTCATCTTTCCCCTGTGTTAGCCCCTTTGTGCTCATCAGCAGACACACCCGTGTCTCCAGGCTGTGGTATACCAGTGGCACAAAGATCAACGATTTTCATAAACGAGTCAGAGCATGA
- the LOC138846748 gene encoding vomeronasal type-1 receptor 4-like isoform X2, whose product MPSRALTMGIIFVSQTGVGFLGNILLLLCYGFLSCTGRGIKHMDLILHNLIVANCLVLLARGIPQTMAALGLKYFMDDFGCKLVFYVHRVARGASLSATSLLSGFQAITISPNSPQWMELKVKALKSIRLSILLCWTLHLLVYSMVPMNITVMRESNNLTEKIDLEFCSGIIIDRNISLLYSMMFSFIDVLYLVLMIWASGCMLIILYRHKQKVLHIHSKSLTPKCSPETRATHSILMLVSTFFCFYALSSFFTFYMSLFDKPSWWLVNTSALMGSSFPCVSPFVLISRHTRVSRLWYTSGTKINDFHKRVRA is encoded by the coding sequence ATGCCATCCAGGGCTCTGACCATGGGAATCATCTTTGTCTCTCAGACAGGAGTCGGATTCCTAGGAAACATCCTGctccttctctgctatggcttcctTTCCTGCACTGGACGAGGGATAAAGCACATGGATTTGATTCTCCATAACCTAATTGTAGCCAACTGCTTGGTTCTGCTCGCGAGAGGCATTCCTCAGACCATGGCAGCTTTAGGGCTGAAATATTTCATGGATGATTTTGGATGCAAACTAGTTTTCTATGTTCATAGAGTGGCCAGAGGGGCATCTCTGAGTGCAACTTCTCTCCTGAGTGGCTTCCAGGCCATCACAATCAGCCCTAACAGCCCCCAGTGGATGGAGCTCAAGGTCAAAGCCCTCAAATCCATTCGACTTTCCATTCTGCTCTGCTGGACCCTTCACCTGTTGGTATATAGTATGGTACCTATGAATATTACAGTGATGAGGGAGAGCAACAACCTCACAGAGAAAATAGATTTGGAGTTCTGCTCTGGCATAATTATTGACAGAAATATTTCCTTATTGTATTCAATGATGTTTTCCTTCATTGATGTCTTGTATTTGGTGTTGATGATTTGGGCCAGTGGCTGCATGTTGATCATTTTGTACAGACATAAGCAGAAGGTGCTACACATTCACAGCAAAAGCCTCACTCCCAAATGCTCCCCGGAGACAAGAGCCACCCACAGCATCCTGATGCTAGTGagcacatttttctgtttttatgcacTGTCTTCCTTCTTTACTTTCTATATGTCCCTCTTTGATAAACCCAGCTGGTGGCTTGTGAATACCTCTGCCCTTATGGGTTCATCTTTCCCCTGTGTTAGCCCCTTTGTGCTCATCAGCAGACACACCCGTGTCTCCAGGCTGTGGTATACCAGTGGCACAAAGATCAACGATTTTCATAAACGAGTCAGAGCATGA